The following are encoded in a window of Clostridium thermarum genomic DNA:
- a CDS encoding ATP-binding protein yields the protein MNTENLRKNSFRCEECRDTGWIIIPQEASQPLAVSCKCRELKKHRDQWKSSGINPDMSKLTFTNFEVWNEASRRLRDTARAYYKQFDEIRSKRKNSILICGQVGSGKSHISIALGLNFLKKGIGVVYMPYRDVITRIKQNIRDEEYYQRELSRYQTCQLLLMDDIFKGKITEFDSNIVFEILNYRYLNHLPIIVSSEFTVEKLLRFDEGLGSRIYEMCKDFIVEIKDDVANNFRMRPDR from the coding sequence ATGAATACAGAGAACTTGAGGAAGAACTCCTTTAGGTGCGAAGAATGCAGGGATACCGGATGGATTATAATACCCCAGGAGGCTTCTCAACCCTTGGCGGTGAGCTGCAAGTGCAGGGAGCTTAAAAAGCACAGGGACCAATGGAAATCTTCTGGCATAAACCCCGACATGAGCAAGCTCACCTTTACAAACTTTGAGGTTTGGAATGAGGCCTCAAGAAGGCTGCGGGATACTGCCAGGGCCTACTATAAGCAGTTTGATGAAATCAGGTCCAAGCGGAAAAACAGCATACTTATTTGTGGACAGGTTGGTAGCGGTAAGTCTCACATCAGCATAGCCTTAGGCCTTAATTTTCTCAAAAAAGGCATAGGCGTAGTGTACATGCCTTATAGGGATGTCATAACAAGGATCAAGCAAAACATAAGGGACGAGGAGTATTATCAAAGAGAGCTATCCAGGTATCAAACCTGCCAGCTTCTCCTTATGGATGATATCTTCAAAGGGAAAATTACTGAATTTGACAGCAACATCGTCTTTGAAATACTGAACTACCGCTACCTTAACCACCTGCCCATCATTGTCAGTTCGGAATTCACTGTAGAAAAGCTCCTGCGGTTTGATGAGGGCCTTGGGTCAAGGATCTATGAAATGTGCAAGGACTTCATTGTTGAGATCAAAGACGATGTGGCCAACAACTTCAGAATGAGACCAGATAGATAA
- a CDS encoding helix-turn-helix domain-containing protein codes for MKTIGERIKEVREDLGLTGEEFGKKLNVAKGTVSNWENNNRKPDAETLLKIADLGNVTIDYIVGRTDHKNSFIAEHNIDGQDVKVIAGKDRFPDGFTEKDAADYFEIAKGLKVLGLTHEDLTLLLELKEAGITLQDINMLKKLKEVGIKME; via the coding sequence ATGAAAACTATAGGAGAAAGAATCAAAGAGGTGCGAGAAGACTTAGGTCTTACCGGTGAAGAATTTGGTAAAAAACTTAATGTGGCAAAGGGTACTGTTTCCAATTGGGAAAATAACAATAGAAAGCCGGATGCAGAAACCCTGCTTAAGATAGCTGACCTTGGCAATGTGACCATTGATTATATTGTTGGCCGCACAGACCACAAAAATAGCTTTATAGCTGAACACAATATTGATGGCCAGGATGTAAAAGTTATTGCTGGCAAAGACAGGTTTCCGGATGGCTTTACTGAGAAAGATGCAGCAGACTACTTTGAAATCGCCAAGGGGCTAAAAGTCTTGGGCTTAACTCATGAGGATTTGACCTTATTACTGGAATTAAAGGAAGCGGGAATCACCCTTCAAGATATAAATATGCTTA
- the lexA gene encoding transcriptional repressor LexA, with amino-acid sequence MAGSGKTTVAVNRILFLLENYCLEKDDRVLMVTYNKSLINYIKYVYDKVQNEREYEKISLFEIDNSIAAGNPNLINSEVEEEFYIPQRWLSPTGNFYMVKVKGDSMINANIHDGDIVVIKQQCVANNYDIVAVHLDGNATLKRFVRMGSTILLMPENPAYEPIPVNEGQMEVLGVAVGVVKQE; translated from the coding sequence GTGGCAGGGTCTGGTAAGACAACCGTGGCTGTTAATAGAATACTGTTTTTGCTGGAGAACTACTGTCTGGAAAAGGACGACAGGGTTCTCATGGTGACCTACAATAAGAGCTTAATAAATTACATTAAATATGTATATGATAAGGTTCAAAATGAAAGGGAGTATGAGAAGATTTCTCTCTTTGAAATAGATAACAGTATTGCTGCAGGAAACCCAAATTTGATAAACTCCGAAGTAGAAGAAGAATTTTACATACCGCAAAGATGGCTGTCACCCACAGGAAACTTTTACATGGTCAAAGTTAAAGGTGACAGTATGATAAATGCAAATATACACGATGGTGATATTGTGGTTATCAAGCAGCAGTGTGTTGCAAACAACTACGATATCGTTGCAGTGCATCTGGACGGAAATGCTACCTTGAAGAGATTCGTACGAATGGGAAGTACCATACTATTGATGCCGGAGAATCCTGCCTATGAGCCGATTCCTGTGAATGAAGGCCAGATGGAAGTTTTAGGTGTAGCTGTTGGGGTAGTGAAACAGGAGTAG
- a CDS encoding DUF1659 domain-containing protein, with the protein MAVLTSKDSTKLSIVMITGVDEKGDDVKKTMSLSKIKVTASDDNLFAVAKAIEPLLKYPVASIEKNDVYTLANA; encoded by the coding sequence ATGGCAGTATTAACTTCTAAAGACTCCACAAAGCTCAGCATAGTAATGATTACCGGGGTCGACGAAAAGGGTGACGATGTTAAAAAGACAATGAGCCTTTCAAAGATCAAGGTAACTGCTTCAGATGACAACTTATTTGCTGTGGCAAAAGCTATCGAACCCCTGCTCAAGTATCCGGTAGCTTCCATTGAGAAGAACGATGTCTACACCTTGGCCAATGCGTAA
- a CDS encoding glycoside hydrolase family 127 protein — translation MDKLINSKLVSLKNVNIDDRFWSGYQKLVREVVIPYQWEALNDNIPDAAPSHAIKNFRIAAKEEDGEFGGMVFQDSDVAKWLEAVGYSLAINPDPDLEALADKTIDLIEKAQLPDGYLNTFFTIKAPEKRWTNLQECHELYCAGHMMEAAVAYYCGTGKKKLLNIMCRFANHIDSVFGTEPGKLRGYDGHQEIELALIKLYKATGEEKYLKLAKYFIDERGQEPHFFQQEWEKRGRISHWSGRVSDKPNESYHQSHKPVREQTEAIGHAVREVYMLTGMADVAAETGDTDLLEACRRLWDDIVNRQMYITGGVGSTSHGEAFSFDYDLPNDTIYAETCASIGLIFFAQRMLQLEAKATYADVMERALYNTLLGSMSKDGRHFFYVNPLEVWPEASEKNPSRAHVKPVRQKWFGCACCPPNVARLLTSLGEYIYTYNNDTIYTHLYIGGDATIQMGKEEINLTMETDYPWKGNIKIKLSMENEKAFNLALRIPGWCNNAEVIINGDVLDLTSKISNGYAVISNTWKDGDSIEFNLEITPEFIQANPKVRADAGKVAIQRGPLVYCLEETDNGGNLNALSIDTYAGLKEEYDENLLGGAVIIKAKGSRLDETGWNNDLYRPFKEGSKQVELKAIPYFLWGNRKPGEMIVWIRHK, via the coding sequence GTGGACAAACTTATAAATTCAAAGCTGGTTTCTTTGAAAAATGTAAATATTGATGATAGGTTCTGGTCAGGCTACCAAAAGCTTGTAAGGGAGGTGGTGATACCCTATCAATGGGAGGCCCTCAATGACAACATCCCGGATGCCGCCCCGAGTCATGCCATAAAAAACTTCCGCATTGCAGCCAAAGAAGAAGATGGTGAGTTTGGGGGCATGGTATTTCAGGACAGCGACGTTGCCAAGTGGTTGGAGGCCGTGGGATACAGCTTGGCCATTAATCCGGATCCTGACTTGGAAGCCCTTGCAGATAAAACCATAGACTTGATAGAAAAGGCTCAGCTGCCTGATGGCTATCTTAACACCTTCTTTACCATAAAGGCTCCTGAGAAAAGATGGACTAACCTCCAGGAATGTCATGAGTTATACTGTGCAGGCCATATGATGGAAGCTGCCGTGGCCTATTATTGCGGAACAGGTAAGAAAAAGCTTCTAAATATAATGTGCCGTTTTGCGAATCATATTGATTCAGTATTTGGCACTGAGCCAGGAAAACTAAGGGGCTACGACGGTCACCAGGAAATAGAGCTGGCCCTGATTAAACTGTATAAGGCTACAGGTGAGGAAAAATATCTTAAACTGGCAAAGTACTTTATTGATGAAAGAGGGCAGGAACCACACTTCTTTCAACAAGAGTGGGAAAAGAGAGGCAGGATTTCCCATTGGTCCGGTAGAGTTAGCGACAAGCCAAATGAGTCCTACCACCAGTCCCATAAGCCCGTCCGTGAACAAACAGAAGCTATTGGACATGCCGTAAGAGAAGTATATATGTTGACAGGAATGGCTGATGTGGCCGCTGAGACTGGTGACACAGACCTGCTTGAAGCCTGCAGAAGGTTATGGGATGACATTGTGAACAGGCAGATGTATATAACCGGTGGAGTTGGTTCAACCAGTCACGGTGAGGCCTTCAGTTTTGATTATGACCTGCCCAATGATACCATATATGCCGAAACCTGTGCCTCCATCGGCCTTATATTCTTTGCCCAAAGAATGCTGCAGCTTGAAGCCAAAGCCACCTATGCTGATGTTATGGAACGGGCCTTATACAATACCCTCTTAGGTAGCATGTCCAAAGATGGCAGACACTTTTTCTATGTAAATCCCTTGGAAGTGTGGCCGGAAGCTTCAGAAAAAAATCCTTCAAGAGCCCATGTAAAACCTGTAAGACAAAAATGGTTCGGCTGTGCTTGCTGCCCTCCAAATGTGGCAAGGCTCTTAACTTCTCTTGGAGAATATATTTATACATATAATAACGATACTATCTATACTCACCTCTATATTGGTGGTGATGCCACAATACAAATGGGCAAGGAAGAAATAAATCTAACTATGGAAACTGACTATCCATGGAAGGGAAATATCAAAATAAAGCTGTCTATGGAAAATGAAAAGGCCTTTAACCTAGCCCTAAGAATCCCTGGTTGGTGCAATAATGCTGAGGTCATAATAAATGGAGATGTTCTTGATTTAACCAGTAAAATATCAAATGGTTATGCAGTAATAAGTAATACCTGGAAAGATGGAGACTCCATAGAATTCAATTTAGAAATAACCCCTGAGTTTATACAGGCAAACCCAAAAGTAAGAGCCGATGCCGGTAAGGTTGCCATCCAAAGAGGCCCCTTGGTTTACTGCCTTGAGGAAACTGATAACGGCGGTAATTTAAATGCCCTTTCAATAGATACATATGCTGGTCTGAAAGAGGAATATGATGAGAACCTTCTTGGCGGGGCAGTAATAATTAAGGCTAAGGGAAGCCGGCTTGATGAAACAGGCTGGAATAATGACTTATACCGTCCTTTCAAAGAAGGCAGCAAACAGGTTGAACTAAAAGCTATTCCCTACTTCCTATGGGGCAACCGAAAGCCCGGTGAAATGATAGTATGGATTAGACATAAGTAA
- a CDS encoding YvrJ family protein yields MEDFLKAVANTGFPIVVAGYLLIRIEGKLDSLSASINKLSTVISIKLGSNDENKAV; encoded by the coding sequence ATGGAGGATTTTTTAAAGGCAGTGGCAAACACAGGCTTTCCTATAGTGGTAGCAGGCTACCTGCTTATCAGGATAGAAGGCAAGCTGGATAGCTTATCTGCATCTATAAACAAACTGTCCACGGTAATTTCCATTAAATTAGGCAGCAATGACGAAAATAAAGCGGTATAG
- a CDS encoding methyl-accepting chemotaxis protein — translation MKLSFKSIKVKLIFSMLLLCIIPLVIVGVISYSQSKSILLEKLKVTSGQTLAEIESSLDNYFTGLGMQLKQVGNSEFINELDMYEQNTPYAIYTLKDIKDSDTDIVNTFYATEKGKYVNHAQLFTDTGVDYTKEEWYVKAEKDKKNIIIMPPHIDNVTKKAVVKVVRGVQHNSKTNENLAKVAGVIGMDMSLEGISKVFSKSKVGDSGYIIITSGNGTVISHRDSSVIGSDLSSSLNIWDKVVANDEGFEKFSLDGNNSFAVYHTHEMTGWKVIAVLDESELNKDVNHIKNIIFIVILAVTVVAVLLSMIIGNSIGKNVRKLKDSFGLAAQGDLTAVAHIKSKDELGQLGKDFIVMLAKISTIMKDVSASAETMLEASSQIGAMVQETTASVAEVSKAMGEVSEGSNSQAENAQESTISIEKLSKKLDDITELTKEVEHISLDTEKLGVKGLELMKVLTDRADKAKQSTTNVNAIVNDVDMSISQINTISDSIAQITEQTNLLSLNASIEAARAGEAGKGFAVVADEIRKLAEKSRASTVQIQKIIETIRSKSAFAVEAIGSAEAAINEQDKSMLETKQVFDEIINGVITLSDKIVNIKDSTVSIDESKNIVVQQIHNISAISQETASVTEEVSASTEQVSATMQELTSHAEQLQKLATKLQEEVGKFKVN, via the coding sequence ATGAAACTAAGTTTTAAATCCATTAAAGTAAAGCTTATATTTAGTATGTTATTACTATGTATAATACCTTTGGTGATTGTAGGAGTCATATCCTATTCTCAGTCTAAATCAATATTATTAGAAAAGTTAAAAGTCACAAGTGGGCAAACGCTTGCAGAGATTGAGTCCTCTTTGGACAATTATTTTACTGGTTTGGGCATGCAGCTTAAGCAAGTGGGTAACAGTGAATTTATCAATGAGCTGGATATGTACGAGCAAAATACTCCATATGCAATTTATACGCTGAAGGATATCAAGGATAGTGATACAGATATAGTAAATACTTTTTATGCAACTGAAAAGGGAAAGTATGTCAATCACGCACAGTTATTTACAGATACTGGAGTGGACTATACTAAAGAAGAGTGGTATGTTAAGGCGGAAAAGGACAAGAAGAACATAATTATAATGCCGCCGCATATAGACAATGTTACCAAAAAAGCTGTTGTAAAAGTTGTTAGAGGGGTTCAACATAATTCAAAGACTAACGAAAATTTAGCTAAAGTAGCCGGAGTTATTGGTATGGATATGTCCTTAGAAGGCATCTCTAAAGTTTTCTCTAAATCAAAGGTCGGGGATAGCGGATATATTATTATCACTTCCGGAAACGGTACCGTAATTTCGCATAGGGACAGCAGCGTCATCGGAAGCGATTTATCCAGCAGTTTAAATATATGGGATAAGGTTGTTGCCAATGATGAAGGCTTTGAAAAGTTCAGCCTTGATGGTAATAATAGCTTTGCGGTTTATCATACTCATGAAATGACAGGCTGGAAGGTAATAGCTGTCCTTGATGAAAGCGAATTAAACAAGGACGTAAATCACATCAAAAATATAATATTTATAGTCATATTGGCAGTGACCGTTGTGGCAGTGCTTTTATCTATGATTATCGGAAATTCAATAGGTAAAAATGTCAGAAAGCTAAAGGATTCCTTTGGCCTGGCAGCCCAAGGTGACCTTACAGCAGTGGCCCATATTAAGTCAAAAGATGAGCTAGGCCAGCTTGGAAAAGACTTTATAGTGATGTTAGCAAAGATATCTACAATCATGAAAGATGTCAGTGCCTCTGCCGAAACTATGCTGGAAGCTTCCTCTCAGATCGGGGCCATGGTGCAGGAGACTACTGCTTCCGTAGCTGAAGTATCAAAGGCTATGGGGGAAGTCTCTGAGGGATCAAATAGCCAGGCGGAGAATGCTCAAGAGAGTACCATAAGCATAGAGAAATTGTCCAAGAAGCTTGATGATATTACAGAATTGACTAAGGAAGTAGAACATATATCACTAGACACAGAAAAGCTAGGCGTAAAGGGCTTGGAGCTTATGAAGGTTTTAACAGACAGAGCGGACAAGGCTAAACAGTCAACTACAAATGTCAACGCCATAGTTAACGATGTGGATATGAGTATATCCCAGATTAATACAATTTCCGATTCCATAGCCCAAATTACAGAGCAAACCAATTTACTGTCCCTTAATGCATCCATAGAAGCTGCCAGAGCAGGGGAAGCTGGCAAGGGCTTTGCAGTAGTGGCGGATGAAATCAGAAAGCTGGCAGAAAAGTCCAGGGCTTCAACGGTACAGATTCAAAAGATTATTGAAACTATCCGGTCAAAATCCGCCTTTGCCGTTGAGGCCATTGGCAGTGCAGAAGCTGCAATTAATGAGCAAGACAAGTCCATGCTAGAAACCAAGCAGGTATTTGATGAAATTATCAACGGGGTTATCACCTTATCAGACAAGATTGTCAATATAAAGGATTCCACAGTAAGCATAGATGAAAGTAAAAACATTGTGGTGCAACAAATCCATAATATTTCTGCCATCTCTCAAGAGACTGCATCAGTGACAGAAGAGGTTTCAGCATCAACGGAACAGGTTAGTGCCACAATGCAGGAGCTTACAAGCCATGCTGAACAGCTGCAGAAGCTGGCAACTAAGCTTCAAGAGGAAGTTGGCAAGTTTAAAGTGAATTAG
- a CDS encoding DUF2922 domain-containing protein, producing MEFSVQMTFVNEVGDKVNLTLGNIRPDVTQAEVRDLMDAIIAENIFFSPGGDYKTKYSAQLVQRQVTKWDMV from the coding sequence ATGGAGTTTTCAGTACAAATGACCTTTGTCAACGAAGTTGGAGATAAGGTAAATCTGACCCTTGGCAACATCAGGCCGGATGTTACACAGGCTGAGGTTAGAGACCTTATGGATGCGATAATAGCAGAAAACATATTCTTCTCTCCCGGCGGGGATTATAAGACTAAGTACTCAGCACAGCTTGTACAAAGACAGGTCACTAAATGGGATATGGTATAA
- a CDS encoding ATP-binding protein, with product MKSIKLKKLLLKNFKGVGALEVNFSTCTNIYGDNGTGKTTIFDAFTWLLFDKDSKDRKNFELKTLKPNNETIPGLDHEVSGVLTIDGREICLRKVLREKWAKRKGETTKIFSGNETIYYIDEIPVKQSEFSDKVNSLINENIFKLITNPLYFSTSLKWQQRREVIMQIIGDIDSETIFDYKTNLRALEKLLEDRDIESLRKSLAIRKKKLNEDLKAIPYRLDEINNSLQPVDFEEVQKKLPVYTSELEALEEIF from the coding sequence ATGAAAAGCATCAAACTAAAAAAACTGCTGCTTAAAAACTTTAAAGGGGTTGGTGCATTGGAGGTGAATTTTAGCACCTGCACCAACATCTACGGCGATAACGGCACAGGCAAAACAACTATATTTGACGCCTTTACCTGGCTGCTCTTTGACAAGGACAGTAAGGATCGCAAGAACTTTGAGCTTAAGACCTTAAAGCCCAATAATGAGACCATTCCAGGCTTGGACCATGAAGTAAGCGGTGTTCTAACCATAGATGGACGGGAGATTTGCTTAAGAAAAGTACTCAGAGAAAAGTGGGCTAAAAGGAAGGGGGAAACCACAAAGATCTTTTCCGGCAATGAGACCATCTATTACATTGATGAAATACCGGTGAAGCAATCGGAATTTAGTGACAAAGTTAACAGCTTAATAAACGAAAACATATTTAAGCTTATAACCAATCCCCTATATTTTAGTACAAGCCTCAAGTGGCAGCAGCGCCGTGAGGTTATAATGCAGATTATCGGAGATATTGATTCAGAGACAATCTTTGATTATAAGACAAACCTCAGGGCTTTGGAAAAGCTTCTGGAGGATAGGGATATTGAAAGCCTGAGAAAGTCCTTAGCTATTAGAAAGAAAAAGCTTAACGAAGACCTTAAGGCCATACCCTACAGATTAGACGAAATAAATAACAGCCTCCAGCCTGTAGATTTTGAAGAGGTTCAGAAAAAGTTACCCGTGTATACAAGCGAACTGGAGGCATTGGAAGAGATTTTTTAA
- a CDS encoding DnaD domain protein, translating to MCYRLIYSEFWTNPTTADEMTPEDRYFYMYLLTNPATTSCGIYVITIKRMAFELGYTIEAVNCLMDRFINKHQLIIYNPDTRELALKNWGKYNLNRGGKPVMDCLKSELSKVRDKTLIEYVAKGVNNDTILELYRSFFDLSTISERMVPRQGDNTNTDTDTKTDTYIERDTNTDTSASTHTKNEIHNLSISLLQEYEKLTGCIGALNLHAIKQAVEVHGYDNVKRAIDKALEKGKLSMSYVNGILRAWAREGYPMGGEYSGDPSSFKNSPDGKGKYRGFVPKQPRNLDSNEYRELEEELL from the coding sequence ATGTGCTACAGATTAATATATTCAGAATTTTGGACAAATCCCACCACAGCGGACGAAATGACTCCAGAGGACAGATACTTTTATATGTATCTGCTGACTAACCCAGCCACCACCAGCTGCGGAATCTATGTTATAACCATAAAGAGAATGGCCTTCGAGCTCGGCTATACTATTGAAGCGGTGAATTGTCTTATGGACAGATTTATCAATAAGCATCAGCTGATCATATATAATCCGGACACTAGGGAACTTGCCCTAAAGAACTGGGGCAAGTACAACCTCAATAGGGGAGGCAAGCCTGTTATGGATTGCCTCAAATCTGAATTGTCAAAGGTAAGGGATAAGACCTTGATAGAGTACGTTGCCAAGGGTGTAAACAACGATACCATATTAGAACTTTATAGATCCTTCTTTGACCTTTCTACCATAAGTGAACGTATGGTACCACGACAAGGGGACAATACAAATACAGATACAGATACAAAAACAGATACATATATAGAGAGGGATACAAATACCGATACGAGTGCAAGTACCCATACTAAAAATGAAATACATAATCTCTCTATCTCTCTTTTACAGGAATATGAGAAGTTAACTGGCTGTATTGGAGCCTTGAACCTTCATGCAATAAAACAAGCAGTAGAAGTCCACGGCTACGATAATGTCAAAAGAGCAATAGATAAGGCCTTAGAAAAGGGCAAGCTGAGTATGTCCTATGTCAACGGAATACTGAGAGCCTGGGCTAGGGAAGGTTATCCAATGGGAGGTGAATATAGTGGAGATCCAAGCTCTTTCAAGAATTCTCCGGATGGTAAAGGCAAATACAGGGGCTTTGTGCCAAAACAGCCAAGAAACCTCGACAGTAATGAATACAGAGAACTTGAGGAAGAACTCCTTTAG
- a CDS encoding sigma-70 family RNA polymerase sigma factor: MDYKEVEKWVIRAKEGSQEDVQKLLNHYKGYIYKTAGEFYLKNYEVEDFMQVGYLAVIKAISKYVPGTNTFCSYVMRVIRNAVLYQVRHRSKEGYEVSLNNQVRAEEEGLEFIDILPAEKTLEDEVVAAETYENLRAALEELSEAEKDLVYKLYYDKMKLATYARELGITYNAARRKKARVLGKLRRELL; encoded by the coding sequence ATGGATTACAAGGAAGTTGAGAAGTGGGTTATTAGGGCAAAGGAGGGCAGTCAGGAGGATGTACAAAAGTTACTTAACCATTATAAGGGCTATATATATAAGACTGCTGGGGAATTTTATTTAAAGAACTATGAGGTTGAGGATTTTATGCAGGTTGGTTATTTAGCTGTGATAAAGGCCATTTCAAAGTATGTACCGGGAACCAATACCTTTTGTTCCTATGTCATGAGAGTCATAAGAAATGCTGTCCTCTACCAGGTGAGACATAGATCTAAAGAAGGCTATGAGGTAAGTTTGAATAACCAGGTGAGGGCTGAGGAGGAAGGCCTTGAGTTTATAGACATTCTTCCAGCTGAAAAAACCTTGGAGGATGAAGTGGTTGCAGCTGAGACCTATGAGAACCTAAGAGCTGCTCTTGAAGAGCTTTCTGAAGCGGAAAAGGACCTTGTTTATAAGCTGTATTATGATAAGATGAAGCTGGCAACCTATGCCAGAGAGCTTGGAATTACCTATAATGCAGCAAGAAGAAAGAAGGCCAGGGTTTTGGGGAAGCTGAGGAGAGAATTGCTTTAA